The Phalacrocorax carbo chromosome 28, bPhaCar2.1, whole genome shotgun sequence genome segment GATGAAAGAAATTCTAAAGGTATTACATGTGTGTCATTACACTGGactttgaaaatatgaaaagcacTGACTCAAATTACATCAATTGAAGGAATAATGCATTCAACAAGATATGTTGTATAACACCTAAGTTTAAGAAGGTATATATATGGACCTGCAACTCCGAAATTCTATTCACTTCTCTCGAGCTACTCCCCTCGGTGAACCAGGTAAGTCAATACTGTCTCTATTTCTGATATAGGTATGTTTTCATGTATGAATGTCTATATTTGTCCATATAAATATTGGTGTGTGAGCGTGCGTggacatatatataaaaaaggcaCTGgtgtgtacatatacatatgaCATATGTAACGTGTGTCTGTGTAGACATACAGACACTCTGTAAgcaatttttttgtcattttggaGCTAATCGCAACCATAAACTTCTCTGTAACATCAAGTAATTCCTTCACTGAAACTTTTTTGCTCTTCTTGTGCTTATTTAATACTAGGCcttaaagcactgaaaatttaaaatttgctgCCACAATTTTGAAGTCATAAGTAATTTCCAGTTCCAGAGTATTTCATTAGGTGTTGGGAATTCAAATCCATAGATAAAAACTTTATGAAACATTTACTACTTTACATAGACATCCTGGAAGGAAATTCCTCTGTTTCATTGCATTCTTTGAGTTTATCCCACATTAAGCAGCATGCAGCACCATGGGAGATAAGGGGATGCATGTGACAGGCTGTTGGTCTCATCTGAATAAGCATCAGTCTCGAACcgacatatttttctttaatttattcaAATTTCTCTAACTTCTGGAGTGGGAAGTTCAGTTCGCAGTTAGTAAAAACTATATTTTCTATGTATAGTCAGccattttcaaaagctgaggggaaaaaaagatagaaaagtTGTTTGGGATTCAGGagactagaaaaataaatgggatGATTAAGAGGATGAAAAAGACCTGCAGGAGGGAGCGAGTCGCATTTCCTCAGCACTGTCTGAGCTTTGagcctttcctcctgctgtcaGCAGCCCATGAACTCACCTCGCTTCTGGATGTGTGTTTCAGGTTTACCTGCATCAACGAACGATGACTTTCTACAGGGGCCTCTATAGCACCGGGTACTACTCACCATACGGCTATGGAGACTTCTATGGCTTTGGGGGCCTGAATGGCTACCGATATGGGAGCCCGTACGGCTACAGAAGCTTTGGGAGCCTGTATGGGAACACAGGCTTGATTGGTTATGGGGGCTATTATGGCTATGGGGACTTGTACGGACTTGGGTACGGCTACCCCTTCTTTTCGTGTTTCAGCAATAGATACAGCTGTTGAAACTGCTATCCATGCTGAACCAGCAGAATCAGCAACCAAGGAATGAAATGCAGGACACAGATTCATGGCTAAGGTTATGGTGCTGAGAAACGCCGAGCACCCATGCCTCTGGCTGAGTCCAGCAGGACATGTGGGTGCCAGGCTAAGACTATCCCATAGGTAACCCTCTCTAATATCTCCTGTTTCTTCAAATATTACTCTAAAGGGCAACCTGAATTACAGCAAGTACTGAGGCATCTTTACAGCATGTTGATGGAGTAAAGCAAGACTTTCAGGTGTGAGTAAAGTGCCTTTTAAGTTAATTCACAGCCACTTTGTGTTGCCATAGTAATAGGAGTTTCTGCAACCACCATGAACAAGTCCACTTTGCTTAGCTATAAATGTCACCAAAGATGACATCTAGTAGAGAAGCTCCTGTTATATATCCATGCTGTGCCTCACCTGGCAGTGAACATGATTTACAAGCAACCCTGTGAGCAAGAAACATGCCTGGACTGTCAAACTCCACCATTTCCACAAAGAGAGAGCATCATCAAGCATCGGACCGACTCTGCTTGCTGAAGAcccttttttaaaactgtaaactTATTCTTTCTGTTATTCActgtttttcatcttcattaTAATTACTCTGCTTGATAGTATCAGATGTCCAGGCTCCTTTTGTCTGTGCTCATATGCCACTGTTAAGGGACCGGCAGCATTGCCACTCTTACCAACCATACAATAAGAGGGAAGTCTAGACTCCAGATGTTGGAGAGTATCACCACGCCTCCATCTGAAATGCTCCAGCCCTGACTTGTTTCCCAGTGTAGGAGGAAGTTCTACCTTATTTTAACTAACCTGTGACCCTGGGTTTACACAAATATTTCTCCAGAAAAGGGCATCACCTGACTGTGttaccaaacacacacaccttGAGCAAGCTGGGGTTTGTGcttgaaaaataactttcaaaaGCAAGAGGTTGAGTGCAAGCCTCGTGGTCTGTCAAGAAAAGAGCAATGACTCTCAAGGTTAAAGACACATAAGAGAAAAGGCCGAAGGCAACCAAACCATGACCATCTGCTGGAGGGAGCATCTCCTTTGCAAACTGAACAGCCAGGTTATTCAGGGAGTTCCTGTCAGCCTCTACCATTCATCTTAGCAGATTGAGTAGCcttgatttatatttataatattaaaGATTATAATCTGGCACAGAACTAGGTGGTTCAACAGGCATAGCCTAGACAAAACTGCATGGGTCCCATGCAAGCCCAGTTATACATCAAAGATGTCACCAGGATCAAAAATCTAGTTGCAGAACTGCCTGTGAGGGGGCACCTCTGGGCTGATTTTCAAGAGACACCCTACACGGCTACCCCTCCTCATGGTGGCCACCAGCACGAGCATTTCTGCATTCCTGAGCTGACAGAGCAGAGTGGAGGTCAAGAAAATAACTAGCAGAGCAGTTTGGAGAAGCACTTTCATAGACAGAAAAACAGCCATAGTTAGAATAGTCCCCAAGCTGCAAACGCTATTCCTCCAGTCCAAAGTCCATTTCTTTACATCCATGTCATTGTTTTCACTCAAACCATTTGACCTTGAACTGATGAGCCCCACAGATCCGTTTCCTTGTTTGGGAAAGAGCAGCCACGGCCAAGATATGGACCTGGTCTGCCGCCTCGTTGCTCAGAGCTCACCTCTTTGTGTCCTAGTTTGAGCAAGACAAAGCTAGATCAGGACGCCCCAGGAAGAGGTAAAGGCATTAACCTCCACCCTAGCCTCCTAGCAGGGCACGTCGGCAGTAAATCAGTGCAACCCTTTGAAACTGGCAAAGCTATTAAGACATCCTTTGTAATCCTTCTGCtagctgctgtcagcagcaaaGGGCTGGGTTCCCCAGGGAAAACATTAAGAAATGGTGGAGTCTCCCACTACAATAAATTCAGCTTATCTCCCTCAGATGCCCTCTGGCACACAAAGCTCTTCCCACCCGCACGGTCAGTGCAGAAGGGCTTACACACAGATGCAGGGGAAGAGAGACAGGATAAAGCATGGAAAGCCAAAGATTTGGGTGAAATTCTCAGCCTGCTCAGGGTCTTTTGGCCCCAACTTAACATCAGGTCCCTGTCCATGTTTTCCAACACATCAGGATTTATGATGTTTCTTCCCTTCACCTCATCCCAGTCAGTTCATTACCAGAGGCACTATCACTTCCAACAGCGGGTGCAGTCACCGCCCGATGCCTGGGGAACATGGCCCACAGGCTGCAATTGCCTGCCAACCCCAGCTTTCCCAGACCTGTCACCTGCCTCCACCACACTGCCTCAGAGACGCCTGGGCACCATCTCGCCTCCCTTTTTGCTTTGAAGAGGCCACTGCTCTAGTGGAGACTCCAGTTCCATGCGCAGCAGCAGGGGTGCCCTGATGCAccttgctgctgcctcccagctcagccacctcAGCCCTCCTTCGCTCTTCCTCCTCCGCCAGGATCCAGGGAACAGCCAGGGCCTCCTGCCCTGCCGCAGGTCAGCCTCATGCAAACTCTGCAGTCCAGCCACCACACAGGGAGGGAAACCAGTGTCTCCCCCCAGGTGCCCCTACCACTGGGCTCTCAACCTTTAGCCACCAAACACAGACTGGATCAATTGATTACCTGCTCATTCAAGAACATCAGCATGATCCAAGAAGTTCCAAATTCTTTGCAGATTTGGGTTTCAGACcattccctgccccccccccccgccccccaagcACCAGTCGATAGCACTGATGCTCCTTTCCCATGGATCCACCCTAACAGCTCAGGAAGCTCTGTATTTCTCATGTACCTGTTCAGTGGTGCGTGAAGAGCATTTTCCCTGTTCCATAGGGTTTTATGTCCTAAGGGTTAAGAAAAGTTGGATGATTAGAGGAACTCTGCGCCTGTCTATGAGATATTATCATAGTAGATGACAGATAGCTAATTTAGCTAACAGAAAACCAACTcctgtaatttcatttaaacttCTGAATGCCAGTGCGAAGCAGGATATATTTACTGCAGGTATGTGGGAAATTACCTATTTAAATGCACCTTGTGTACAACCCACACACAAGGTGTGCTGCAGGATGTGCCTCCAGCACACAGATTCACTGCAAGAGCAAGAATCATTTTTAAAGAGTAAACTTAACCCAACTGAGATATTGGGCCCCTGACTATTGGACTAACTGGActagaatatttttcaaaacatttctctaAAGAGTGCAATATTACGACAAAGCCTTTTAAGAGAAGGGAAGTGGACCTTGGTGTAGGGAAAATGGCCTAATAGAAGCAGTAAGAGAAACATGGAGCATCCCCAAATTCACCATATTTAGATGAATATTCTCATCCTGTAATGCAATAATGAACCTAAGAGACCTTAACAAATGCTTCTACTATCTTAAAAAGACCTTGGTAACTTCTTAGTGAGACACTTGATAGCTTTAGTCCTCAGAGCATATCAAAATGAATAAAAGGTGCATTTTAAATAGTTCCATAGAAATCCACTGGCAAAATTTCCTAATTTTACTGACACCTGGTGTTTTGTGGTAACTGCAAGTCTCAGCTTATTACTTGGAAAGTGCAACTTAAAATGCCTTAATAATAAACTTCAGTTCATTTCCAAATATACCATTAGCATAACAATAAAGATTCCTTCATCTGGCTTTTGAGGTTTGGGGGATTTCTCTTTTGTAGGGAAGGATTTATGTGGTTGGTGAATCTGGTTTAATCACCTCATCTAAGGCTCACGAACAGTCAATTACACACCATTACGGTGCCTGGCcaactttgttttccttacaCATAAAGGATAATTCTCCAAAGAGTCACTAGTATGAAATAATCCAGCGTTCCCATGGCAGCCAGTGATACTGAATTATACTGTTTCTGTAACAAAGTATTAATGCACTACATAACATTTCAAACATGTACAGTGGCATGGAAAGCTTGTGAAAAGTTTATTATCATTATACTCctgaaaaaattcaaaattccaTGAATGAATGTCACCAGCCATTTCCACACACATACATTACATGGTTGTAAAACACTGAGCAGTAAATccagaaatttcattttcacacTCAAAAAATAGCTGCTCTTACGTAACTCTTGGCTTCTTAGTAATAGCGATTCTCCTCTGCTCCGCTGCATCGCATCCCTGCCTAGATGGGGCGGTTGAGCCTGAGGACACCAGGTTACAGGTAACACACACTGTGCCAGAACAGCCGATATCGAGGAAGGAGCTCCACAGAGCTGAGCAAGACCAGGAGCAACGAAAGCCGAGACGTGAGCAGCAGTTTCACGAAGGGACAGCGACGGCATAGAGGCTGCCGTGGAAAGGAGACGCGCAAGCAACCCATTGCCAAATCTCTCACGGATCATTACCCTGAAGCAGACTGATAAGGATCATTTTGGCGCAGCAGGACAAAGGCCTGAATTaggaggagcagaggggaaCACGCACACAGATAGAGGCCAATAACATGTTGCAAGGTCATGTTTAATGAGAAAGAAGTAGATCATACAGAGGCAGGATTATATAGCACAGATTACAAATTGCCCACAACCTGTGGTTTGATGCAAGGTGATTCACATAATAACTGATGTTCCTTCCCTattgcagctctgtgctgacaCTCAGCCCTGATAATAGCAAGACGCATACAGCACGGAAAGAGCATAGGCTGGTTGACTCCACGATCCTTTTTTATACATCATTAGCCGCAGAAAAAGCCTACAAAAGCATCTAAAATGGATGTCATACCAGATCCCTTTACATTGCCACAACAATACCTACAAGCCCCCAAGGAATTAGCAATATAGTCCGTAGCACTGAGATCGGAGCACTTCAAAAGACAGGAAGgcattagaaaaagaaaatcaggaaggATAAGCTGAGAAGGACGTAGATGGATTTTGCAGAAGATCTAAGGACCTACAGATGCATGTAACGGCAGCCCCAAATGCTCAGTCCTTCCAAAACGCTGTGCCCAGGAGCTCAGCTACATATCTACATCTTGTTTGTCATCTCCTGGACATTATTCTTTCAGCAGCAACTCTCACTAGGTTTAGCAAGGTCTACAGCTTCCAGTCGGGTATCCCCGTCCCCACTTGGCACCACCATAAACATGTGAGGCCCCAGGAACACGGGCAGCACTAAAGCCCGTTCCAGCTTCAGGAGCTCCTGTGGATCCCACGACGCTCTGCTGCGGGAAGGTGCTGAGGATGGGTCCAGGGAAGGTCACAACCACCGGCGGAGGGTAGATCACCACCCTGGAGTCAGGACACTGCCGAacacagggctcgttgcagctgtCGGCAATGGGCTGGGGCACAGCCACCCCGCCCAGGGAGGCACTGCCATCAGCGCACGGGTTTAAAGAGTGCACCATTTTTCAGGGATGGTTAATCTGAAGTGCaagaaaacagcataaaaataagGCACAAATTCTTATAAGTTTCACGATCAAACCTTATAATAAAGACTAGCAACGGGCTAGAGGGAAAGGCAGACTTTTCATAGCTAATTTTCTAGAAGGCACCTATAAATCTTGAACACAATGACATCTGGAaacaagttttctttaaaaaattaattggagCTCATCATCCAGATCTGTGTTTACCAAAGCCAATAGCTGAAGAGTCACAAATTTATTCATTTACATCAAGAAAAATTCAGACTGATATCAGAATATTTGCACATGATTCACCCTGACTTAAAACTACACACAAAGGCTTTGTTAGAAAGAGGAATTCAGATTAAACTTACCTGCTTCACAAGAGAAATAAGACAAGAGAAATGGTAGTACCAAACCTGATGTTCAGGACTTTTATACTCACCCTTAGACTGCCCAAAGCATGAATCACCTACGCGCATAACATCCTAATCAATTACTAAACACATCTCTTTCAAGAATTGACTTTGTTAATGAATGACgattgttttaaataaatcactCTTTGTAATTATAAGTTTGCCCTTCTACCCTGTGTGACCCGTACTTTACTGCCTTCCAGTCTCTGCTATTTCAAAACTTTATGTAGAGGGGATACTCTGCCTCTGCATGTTGGAGAAAGACAAAACGTTTATATGGTTCATGGCTGATGTTCTCCATGAGTGGACTTGTTCTGGGCAGGTGGTAACAGCCATTTGCTTGGAAGAAAATATACTCGACTCAGCCCAGGAAGAGTTGCAAAGGCAAAGGATAACCTGCGTTCTTGGCCTAGGGGTAGCCAGGTTCATGGTTCTGTGATGAAATTAGGCTAATGCAAAGTTTGGTCCAAGGTCCGGCACACTGCAGAAACCCTGGATTTTAGAGAGTTATATATCCAAATAAGCCAGTGCAGCTCTTCCAATTAGATACCAAGCGTGCGTTCTTTAAATGTGAGctttaacaataaaaaaggaaaaaagggtaaGGCCATCTTTTATACAAAATTATATGTCCCATACTGTGAAGCTATAAATAATGACCTGATTAGGGGAATGACAAGAAGACAATAAATAGTGTGTGGCTTAGGCAAGACCTTGTCAGGCATTTTTAACAGCGAGTCCCCTCATAAAAGGGCACCTAAAGCCATCATAATAACAACGCATGATGCACATATAGAACAATGAGTGGAAGATGCCTTTTGGAATCCCAGCTGCTGATGAACTGCAGCTGCCAGCGTGGGGTTATCATCCACGTTAAACAGCAGCACGAGGAGGAGTCTTTCTGACACTCAGCAGTAGCCAGCCACAGATGCTGAGGATGGCAACAGCCTGTGCCATACAGACACTCCCACCaggccagagcaggcagcaacTTGTCCTTTCTGATTTGGACTtcattttacttaaaaacagaGGTATTTTGCTACTTCCGTAGTAATAGAGAGGACTTGTTTGTGCTGTTCTATTGGAGCAAACCTTACCTCAAAgccttctccctttctcccagcagcagcattttcttgCAGGGAAAAGCCTTCCTTTGGCGGAGTTAGAGATGGATGTGGAAACCCTGCAGAACAAAGTCACCCCCCTTTCAAGGAATCTCAGAAAAACATCTCACATATCAGATGGGCAGCAAAATGACTTTGAAGGGCAGGATAGACCTCATTGCATTACATGCTGCTGTGGAGTAGAAGCCTCCATCAAGATTTCAGCAACAATGGGAAATGCTGGGATGCTTTACTACTACAATTGCATAGTGAGTTTTATCTTCATAGTGTCATAATGTTTGAGGATGACACAAGATACTTGTAATTCCTTTGGAAAATTGGCTCTGCCTTTTCTATAATTGAAGATAACCATGTGAATTGCAACATATGTCTTTATCTCAGCTTAGATTGGGTAACAATTTATCCCTAAAGTAATTGCTCGAAAACATTGGAATTAATATCTAATTACTATTTTCAAGGCAGCCAACTGAAGATAAAACTAAATGTTAagtctgatttaaaaaatgtattaatgaTTCTGTCTTGAATATCCAAGACCTTCAATCCAGTGCGAGAGGAATCCACACTGCTGGGActtgtttccttctctgctgcagaCTGCTCAGGGTTAATGTCATGCAGGGTCCACTTATCTGAAGATAAAGGTTAACAACACTGACAGTAGGCATGCCAAcgctttctgaaagcattttcaaagGACATCATAAAAGCTCATTAGGGTTCTACGCACTGATGTTGTcacgtgtttttttttttaacaagagtATTACAACTGCCAGCTCAAACGCTACCAGACAagacaaggaaataaaagtgaTGAGTCAACTGGTGAACCGCATCCAAAACTCAGGACCTAAAGTGTGTGCCCATAAGGAAGTAATGCAGAAAAACAGGGCACGTGTCAGCTTAgtttaaaagttaaaacaaGCTTAAGAATCGAGCTCCTGCACCTTAAAGACTAACGATACTAAACACAAATGTCATCACGTTTGTATCCATCAGGAGACAAAATACCTGAGCTGCAGAGAAGCCATCAACCCCTTCAAGCACTCAGAAACTGGTGACAGATCACCTTTATTCTGTATTTAACTGAAATGTCAAGATTCTTCAAAAGCCTTTAATAGTCCTCCATCTCTAAGGATCTGCAGGAAAGATGTATAAAACCTTACAGGACCAAGCTAGGGCTCACCACAAGGGCAGGGAGCTCTCTGAAGACCTCTATTTGATTGTACTGTTCAAAAAAGCAGACAGATCTCAAGGATCAAATCCATCGCTTAGACCACTGAAACACCACAACAAATAGATCCGACTTACGAAGGTTAAAAACCCATAAGTGCATGTGGTTTGGTGTGCACACCACAGCAGGTGAGGCAGGAACCTTAGAAATAATTACATCAATTACATGTTGTCTTTGGCTAATAAGGACTTTGTGCCCAAAAAGGTGTCCTCTCCACCAGGCTGACTACGAAAGCACATGAAAGTAATTTGAGGCTCAGAGCTTCATCCATCTCTCTTGGTTTCTCCTCCTCAAACTAGGTATATGTGATCAGCTCAACTGCTTTATAACTACCATACTACAGCTAAATAGACCAACCTTGAGAGGCTTAGCACATTTCATAACAAAGAACACAGACATGAGAAGCCACTGAGGTTTTCCCCACTTTGTCTTAAAGTTAGCAATACCACAAAGGCTGTGAAGAAACAGCCATTGCAGGGGGAGCTGAACTTGTTTCTGACTATGAAAGTGTGCACAAATAGTGTGTaagttttagaaataaaacctaCTGAAACCCTGGAATTAAGTTTATCTTAATTTGCTTTACTTCAGACTGCAGCTGTGCACCCCACTTTTCCTTCGcattaaaatattgcattttactgttgcattttgtgctttgtttgtctcaaaggaaaaaaaaacttgcttCTGATCATGGCTTTTGATATCCCATGAGTAAAAGTCCAGAGCTATTCTACTTCTGAATGACCAGCCATGCAGCCTGATGCCCagagtataaaaaaaaaaaccaggacaGGCTTGGAGGTGTGCTGCAAACATCCTCAAGACAGCCTTGATGCCTGCTCTCTGCTACACAGACACCTCCAAACTGTTGCTGTACACACTTAACCGAACCTATCACTTACCACTGGCCCAGCCTCAAACCACCCAGCATCACTACATTATTCTGCAGGAATGACACACTTTCCCATAACCTAGCCTTCCATTAGGTGCTTTGAATTTTATAGATGTGAACAGCTACAGAGACAACATGCTTTGAAAAAAGCCAGCTCTGGGCTCAGCATCAAAAGCTTTGTAACTGCTTCCAGGTAATGGGAAATGGGGAATTTCCCACACAGATATATTCTCCACCACCCAGAGCACCACTGTCATAGAAcagttaaggttggaaaagacccttaagagcgagtccaaccactaacctatcactgccaagcccaccactaaaccatatcctcaagcaccacatctacccttctaaatacctccagggatggagactccacctcctccctgggcagcctgtgccagtgcctgacaaccctttcagtgaagaagtttttcccaatatccaaactaaacttcacctggtgcagcttgaggccatttcctctcgtcctatcgcttgttactagggagaagacaCCAACCCCCACCCCGCTACAACCTCATTTCAGGTAGCTGTAAGGGGCACTCAGTCTTATCAGTTGGTCCTGATACTTGTCGTTGCTCCATATGGTCACTCATGCATTAACATTAAGCCATGAGCCATAAACTCACAAGGAAGGTTGAGAACCAGAGAAATACCTATTTTCCCTTTGCCAAGGGTTATTACCCAGCTCTTGAGGCTCTCTGTGCTATGTTACGAGCTATGCAACGGAAAGGTGAAGAGCGATGATCTGCTACACGCCGGTACTACAGCAAGGTAAGCACAGAGATGGAATTGCTAAACAAGGCTCCTGCCTCTGAGCATAACCCCTGAGTCAATGCAATGTCCAATTAGCTACGTTTATCTGCATGcccaagaggaaaaatattttcccttgaaGCAGATGGCATTGGCCATTGCTTAACATGTGGTGCCAAGGTGAAGCACTGGCCTTACTGCCTGTATCCACCATTTTGTTCCAAAACAAGGGTTTGCAACAAGAGTCAATATTCAGGGTTATAACTATATTCTCCTTTACAATGCACAAAGTTGTATTATATTTACTAGTTAGGTAAAATCAGAGAGGTAAACCACTAAAATCAGCTGGCCTCTTTCTGAATTGATACTCTGagctggaaaaaggaaaaaaaaattacaagaacaTCGAATTTTATTGTACCACAGTGATGATTTGCAGCATGACCCACCTCAGAGCCTATTCTTACCCCACACCTCAGCTTTGCCCTATTGATAAATTAAGATGGTCCTTCCAGGTACCATGTTTGTGCAGACCTATGTTTATCCATacacaaaacaagaacagcACTGACAGAGGTTATTAAGTGGCATCTTCATAACAGGACCTCTCCTTACAAATGctcattaatattttacatgagGAAAGCTCTTCAAGCTGGACTCCATTATAATGAACACCAGCACATATCCAATTTAAAGGCTGCGTCTCAAGATGTCAAAGGCTACTAATTACACCACGTGTAGGGAGCAGTTTGCCTTCTGATGGTCAAGCACAAGGCACACGTACAGGCAGCATCCACACCGGCACAGCCGAGGTCCAGGTGCAAACAGACAGCTGGTGGGATGGTCAGAGTAAGATAATGGGGTCTTTAGAAAAGCTCTCCTCCCTTTTGCTACCAACAGGATGCCTTAATCTAGTCCAACCTGGCAATTCCTTGTTTGTCACCCAAGGAACCCAAGTGGATGTCACAAGCACAACTGCTAATCAAGTCTGGTCAAATCAAGGTGCCTGTAGGACCACAGCAGCCTGTATAAAGCACTGCCCTCATACAACTTCTCATACTGCTTCTAAATCCTTGGCAAGGTTTTCATTCCTTGAAAGTTTAGCTAGGCCAGTTTCCCAGCAGATTTCGATTTGCCAAGCTCTGGGCACAGCCCTGAGAGTTTTTACACCCCTCCAAAAAGCAGTATCAGCCTGCCTGCACAACTTCCACTGCCCCTGTTTCCAGCCTTAAAAATCAACCAAAGGTGAAGCCTAATAAAATCAGGGAACGACTCTCATTAAGCGTGGAGAGCACTAGAGCAGCCATACAACAAGTAGCTGAGTGCCAGGCTTTGGGCACATCCCTCCCAGCCTCACTTTGCAAAGCCAGACTCCTCAGTGCCCCCACTTGCCTACCTCCATTTAAACGAGCAAAAAGGTAAATGGAGCAAGGACGATCCTTGCCCGCTCCCCCGGGCTGCTTCCCGATTGCCAATCTGCTAAAAGAAGCTGTAAGAGGAGAGGGATAGATTTCTTTACGTAACTAATTAGGTCAATGGAATAAAAGGCGGCTTTTATTTCTCCCATAAAGATTTAAAACGGAAAGAACCCGCAGGGCATGAGGTGCTTTTCATGGTGTTTGAGGATAACAATACATTAATAGTCACAAGTGAGTAAAATAACTACAGCCAATGAAAAAGTTGCGTATGAACAAATTCTGTCCTGTATCTAATTAGGATTTGGTACACAGTGGCTCAGGTTTTCCATGCTGCCTGAAAGACTGTATAAAAACACACACTTCCAAGCTTTCAATCCAGTTCTTACTCTCCGCTGTGAGCTCGGTAAGTAATTTGCCGATTTCTATTTCTAACTAGCAAAATATACTTTTGTTGGTACTTTGAGCTTGAATCTAGAACCTGCAGAAATATTCTGACACTGCAAATTAAGGGGGGTTGCTTCTTTTAAAGGatctttcttgggttttgttgtttggggtctttttttttttttgggggggggggggtgttctctttttttttgtaacaagcATAGATAAATACATGCTTATAAAGTTGAGCCTGAGATTTACAGAACCTCACCCAATTTGGGATGTGATGTTTCCACTTTGATCTAGCCATTTAGGTACCTGTATCTTTAGTTTGCTTTGACAAAACTGAATTCTAGATTTCCTCTGTATTAGAAGCCACTTATTTTAGTAGTTCCAGTAACTATTTCTGTTGGCATCTGACCTTTACCATCCTAATCAGAGACTGATGTTGATTACTTCATTATACCACAGAGGTTAATTTCTATCTGGAATAACTGATGGAGCATTTGGCTTCTGCATACTCGAGACCTCTTTTATAGACACTTTTTTGGAGATTCTTCTTTCCAGGAGCTAATATTACCTCCCCACTTTCAAAACATAACAGGAAAACCCTGATCTAACCCTGCCTGGCATTTCTCCTATGACTGCAGTTAGTTGTCAGCCGACATCTTTGTAAACAAATAGTGCTGATCTACAGTAGCTGGGACCTGACCCTTGAGAGCTTGTTCCTAG includes the following:
- the LOC104041103 gene encoding feather keratin B-4; its protein translation is MVHSLNPCADGSASLGGVAVPQPIADSCNEPCVRQCPDSRVVIYPPPVVVTFPGPILSTFPQQSVVGSTGAPEAGTGFSAARVPGASHVYGGAKWGRGYPTGSCRPC